The window ttgtagagagtgataaggtctcccttgagcctcctctaCTCCGGACTGAACAATCCCTGTTCCCTCAGttgctccccataagacttgtgctccgGACCCTTCACAGttctgttgcccttctctggacacacttcaGAACCCCAACGTGTTGTAGTGAGGGGTATGGCACAGAGGCCCTCCTCGCAAGCACCCAGCCCAGGCAAATTCACATCTCCTTTCTGATCACGTTTCCCTTGAGTTACAGCGAGAGGGACACATCTCCAAGCACACAGCTTTGTACAGACTTCAGCAAGCAGCCATTAAGCGCCTGCGTTAAGGCACCAGCAGAGCGGCGAAGGTGTGCGCTGGTGCCAGGCTGCGGCTGAGGCGGCCACCTGTCCCTGCGCACCGTGCCGCCCCACGACTGAGAGGCCGGCGCTCGGCCACGCAGGGTCCGCACTGCATCGCACGGCAACCGCGGCGGGAAGggctctgccctcccctcccagtCGCCGCTCCCCGGCGGCCCCGCAGCCGACACTTCCGTCCCCCCTTCCCGGCATCACTTCCAGGTCAGGAAGGCACCGGGCGGCTTCCGGCGGGAGGCTGCGGGGCGCCGAGCGCTGCCGGCCCGCGGGGCTGAGGGGCGCCGGCAGCTCCGCGTTGAGGGGGGCTCCCCGCGGGCAGAGATGTTGGTGCACTTGTGGGGGTTCCTGTACAGCAGCTACTTCCGGTTCTGGCTGAAGTGGCTCTGGAGGCTGCTGACGGGGAAGTGCGAGCTGCAGCGCGTCTTTGAGGGCGCGAAGGAGGGCGCGCGGAGGACGCTGGGCATAGGTAAACGGGGGTGGGGAGGGCGGCCGCGGGAGCTCGTGCGGAGATGCGTGCGTCCCGACGTCACCGCGTGCGCCCCAGCGTTACCGCGTGCGTCCTGCGGGCGGGGGGAACGGTGCCTGGGTGGGGGGAgccccgcggggccgcgctcGCTGCCTCCTGCTGACGCGAGCTCGGAGCTGTTTGCCGGTGTTGTCCTCCTTCCGTTAAAAAAGCcacacatacataaaataatacACTGATTCGTTTCTGAGAGGAGGGAGGCGGGTCAAATGCTGCCAATACGAGTCTGATTTCAGTATTGCGCTCAACAACCATCAACAACGTCCGTGGCTTAAGGCTTTCAGTTGCCCGATCCCTGTTGGTTTTAGTATTGCTCTGCCCGTGTAATCAAAAAATTGCTCAGAATAATGCAAGAACGCCTATTGTAAATTAATAAAACCAAGCCAGTTCAATGTAAGTGTCTTTTCTTGTGTTATTGTTGCAGAACGTTCACTGGGATCATCAAAAAATAAGGTAAttattaaaaatcataaaattatgATAAATAAGGTAACTATTTATTATCATTAACCTtatttcagaggcagatgccTGAAAATGCTTGttgagggaagaagaaagtagAGGAGGAAGAGACAGCGGGAGAAGAACACCGTTCTGGGTTCTGCATGCCAGGATTTGTCATGGCTTTCAAAAATAACCCCGCACCCCTTCAGTGCTCCTCAGCAGCAGTCAGACAAGTCATGGTGCTGAGTTGTTCTTCCTGGAGAAGGTCGCTTCTCCCTGTCACAACAGTCTGCCTTGCTGGTTTTGTAGAAACCAGAGATGAGACATGGGCGGGTGACACAGAGAGAGCAGTTATGTGCTGCCTGGACAATACTTGCTCAAATCATTAGGAAGAGTGCAAGTCTGCAGGTAGACTTTTAACTAACAAGCTCATGCTGAGTGTTCCTTAGCAGTTAGATACCGTAGTTAACGCTCAATGCCCTCAAATCTGTGCACCTTCAAAGACCCACAGCGTGGGTGGGTCTTTGAGCATCTCTCAGTTCAATTCTAAAGAAGTAACTGTCATGGTCGCCGAAACAGAGCGGTGTTGGTGTGAGTGTAAATTGTACTAAGAATGTGTCATGACCatgggaaatgcagaaaaagtaaataGTTGCAAAGTGGCTTCAGAGTGTATTTATTATTAGTTTGCCCTTTGCTGTAGAGGACTGTAGAATGGCAGAAGTTTATATTGAGTTCTGTTGTTTCAGCTCAGGATTCGTACCTCAATTTCATTGGTTTACTCTCTCCTAACTCTGAAGCATTATTTCCTTATTGAAGTTTTGCCACTTTTGCTCCTTGATAGCTGCATTTATTTAGACTGAGGTTAGGAAGATCATCTTTCAGTTCAGCATTTGAAGGCAAACATGAACCTAAActtgcatgttttattttttgagggTCACCTACAAATTACACGTTTTAATTGAGattaaatttaataattaaattactGAAGATGATCTTGTCTGTGATTTGAGCACATTTATCGTACACATTTTCAATTTATTGACTGTTCCCTTTTCATAGTTTTTGAAGAATACTCATGTGGCAGGCATCCAGGGGCTGAGAAGTAACAGGAGTAAAGCAGGTGATAGATTTCTGCATTAATTTCTGCATTCCTCATGAGGTCTTTTGCTCTGTAAACTTCTTAGGTTCTAAGAAATGCTCTAAACGCTGATGAAACTGAAATAGAGAAGTGTGTCAGAgatgtaatgaaagaaaagaaaattgaacagAAGGATATCAGGTACGTTTAGAACTCTAACACAGGATCTTCAAGGCCAGTAATTCTAACTTCTTGTCACATTCCTGCTGTCGCTTGGTCTGATTCAATCATTGGGCAGTTCAGCACAAGCCTTTATGTGGAGTTAGGAAATAAGATGTAGCTATGTCCTGTCAAagttctggaaaataaattgcGAAGTTTAAATTGGCACGAATTTGTGATAATCGCCTCCATATCTCACAGGTCAGTTGTGTTACTCCTTGCTTTTAAGTAGCAGCATTATCGCAGAAGTTGAGACATGAACTGTGTAGTTGTTCAGATACATTTGAGAGAATATCACGATGCCAGATTCGTGTTTGCATTCCTCTGCAGAAGTAAGTACGAGTGATTGAGGGGAAAACCTGAACTTGAATTTTGACTATTCAGAATGAAACTCTTCTTTGAAGTTGTAACATTTATGACAAAGTTTGGATTGAGGCTTACAAAAAGGCTGGGGGTATGTGAAGGTACAGTAGTCAGGATGATGCGTGGAGTTTTTGTGTCATCAGAGATTTTAGCTGAGTGTCTTTACTTTCATGCACTTAAGTGAAGAGGGCCTGACTGTGCAGCTCTCAAATCACCTAGTGGTTTTATGAATAGAAGTAGGATCCAAATAGCAGTACCAGTATGCTGAAGTATGAAATGTAAACATAAAGCCTTTCCAAATTTTAACATTTACGTTGTGCTTATCTTTCTTAACATCGTTCAAGCAAGAATGTATGGCTAACTATGCCTCTTAATAGCTTCTGTTATTTGTTATCATTCCAGGTTTAAGACAAATCTGCATATGTCCTTACTGCAGATAACAGGTTATAAAAAACTGTACTTGGATGTGGAAAATCTGAGGAAGGTCACGTATGATTCAGATAACGAGGAACACGAGGAACAGTTAATTGAggtaaaaaaaacacaaaagcaaaagctgtaCCCATTGCCCACCGTCAAGTCCAGCAGTTGTAATGAACTTGATTTAACATCAGCATTATGAACAGCTGCCCAAATTAAAGCTCTTTTCTACTTGCAAACTGCTAGGCCGTTGTAGActcatcaaaataaaacatcaaagcaaaacaagtgaGTAAACTAAAGTTGCCTGCACTGCGATCATCTGCTGTAAAATCAGACAGAACACCGGCAGCAGACTAATTTTCCTAACAGGTTACTGAAGAATCTTAACTAACAATATGTACAATTTCACCCACGCTTCTATAAATTTCTCAGCTAACACTTActtaatagaaagaaaagaatcaacCCACTCGTGTTTTCTTATTACTGCATCACAGTGTTGAAGAGCACAGTTCTGTCTTCCAGTTTTTAATTATCAGTACAAGTAATAGCGTTCAAATAATACAATTCTGTTTAAGGCTTTTAAAAGAACTTCTAACGTGCAAATGCGTTAGCATGGCATTTTCTTAGTAATTCTTAATGACTCCAACTTGCCATGGAAGTCCCAAATTTATGCAGTGTGATTTGTTGTGAATTTGTATTTAAGTATATTGCTGTCCTATCAGAATAGGATAAGTTTATTTTGGAAGTGAAGCAAGTCTTTGCTTCTATAGTGTCTGTGAAGGGAAACTAACACTTTTAATGTTAAATGTAATCATTTTCATATCTGCCTGATTAAGCTATTACAGTATGACTCCTGGTCGCCACTGACAGAGAGCAGTGTGCAGGCTGTATGTATCCTGTGCCATGGTCAATGGTCTCTGACGTGCTCTGAATTATGAGTTAGAATACTTTAGAGCAATGCATAACATGGTAACTTGTTTGTGCAGCTCTGGAATTTGCTGATGCCTCAAGAAAATCTGAAGGCCAGAATCACGAAGCAGTGGTGTGACATTGGCTTCCAAGGCGATGACCCCAAAACAGACTTCAGAGGAATGGGCCT of the Numida meleagris isolate 19003 breed g44 Domestic line chromosome 4, NumMel1.0, whole genome shotgun sequence genome contains:
- the ELMOD2 gene encoding ELMO domain-containing protein 2 isoform X4; translation: MLVHLWGFLYSSYFRFWLKWLWRLLTGKCELQRVFEGAKEGARRTLGIERSLGSSKNKVLRNALNADETEIEKCVRDVMKEKKIEQKDIRFKTNLHMSLLQITGYKKLYLDVENLRKVTYDSDNEEHEEQLIELWNLLMPQENLKARITKQWCDIGFQGDDPKTDFRGMGLLGLVNLVYFSKHFTNEARQILSHSNHPKLGYSYAIVGINLTEMAYSLLKNGALKSHLYNMVPGLPQMEHFHQFY
- the ELMOD2 gene encoding ELMO domain-containing protein 2 isoform X2; this encodes MLVHLWGFLYSSYFRFWLKWLWRLLTGKCELQRVFEGAKEGARRTLGIERSLGSSKNKVLRNALNADETEIEKCVRDVMKEKKIEQKDIRFKTNLHMSLLQITGYKKLYLDVENLRKVTYDSDNEEHEEQLIELWNLLMPQENLKARITKQWCDIGFQGDDPKTDFRGMGLLGLVNLVYFSKHFTNEARQILSHSNHPKLGYSYAIVGINLTEMAYSLLKNGALKSHLYNMVPGLPQMEHFHQFYYLISK
- the ELMOD2 gene encoding ELMO domain-containing protein 2 isoform X3; the protein is MLVHLWGFLYSSYFRFWLKWLWRLLTGKCELQRVFEGAKEGARRTLGIERSLGSSKNKVLRNALNADETEIEKCVRDVMKEKKIEQKDIRFKTNLHMSLLQITGYKKLYLDVENLRKVTYDSDNEEHEEQLIELWNLLMPQENLKARITKQWCDIGFQGDDPKTDFRGMGLLGLVNLVYFSKHFTNEARQILSHSNHPKLGYSYAIVGINLTEMAYSLLKNGALKSHLYNMVPGLPQMEHFHQFYSTV
- the ELMOD2 gene encoding ELMO domain-containing protein 2 isoform X1 yields the protein MLVHLWGFLYSSYFRFWLKWLWRLLTGKCELQRVFEGAKEGARRTLGIERSLGSSKNKVLRNALNADETEIEKCVRDVMKEKKIEQKDIRFKTNLHMSLLQITGYKKLYLDVENLRKVTYDSDNEEHEEQLIELWNLLMPQENLKARITKQWCDIGFQGDDPKTDFRGMGLLGLVNLVYFSKHFTNEARQILSHSNHPKLGYSYAIVGINLTEMAYSLLKNGALKSHLYNMVPGLPQMEHFHQFYCYLVYEFDKFWFEEEPESIMHFNQYREKFHEKIKGLLLDYDVVLTLQNTKKP